One segment of Carya illinoinensis cultivar Pawnee chromosome 13, C.illinoinensisPawnee_v1, whole genome shotgun sequence DNA contains the following:
- the LOC122290814 gene encoding ACT domain-containing protein ACR11 codes for MAMTVDSLGVGTHLSDNNSILKASENRGSMVTLIRSSFGFATKPSSILHKRQTLSSVATITPRASSATAVEDPSHGETDTIPTPVVIVDQDSDPSATVVEITFGDRLGALLDTMNALKNLGLNVVKANVFLDSSGKHNKFAITKEDTGRKVEDPELLEAIRLTIINNMIQYHPESSAQLAMGVAFGVVPPEQQVDVDVATHISIYDDGPDRSLLYVETADRPGLLVDLVKIITDINIDVKSGEFDTEGLLAKAKFHVSYRDKAIMKPLQQVLGNSLRYFLRRPTTEEASF; via the exons ATGGCTATGACTGTGGATTCCTTGGGTGTTGGGACTCACCTCAGTGATAATAATAGTATTCTGAAAGCCTCTGAGAATCGCGGGTCAATGGTGACTTTGATCAGGAGCTCCTTTGGGTTTGCCACCAAACCTTCCTCCATTCTGCATAAGAGACA AACGTTATCTTCAGTGGCTACAATCACTCCCCGAGCATCATCGGCTACTGCTGTGGAG GATCCAAGTCACGGTGAAACTGATACCATTCCAACTCCTGTAGTTATTGTTGACCAAGACTCCGATCCAAGTGCAACTGTTGTGGAGATAACTTTTGGGGATCGGCTTGGAGCACTTCTTGATACT ATGAATGCGCTTAAAAATCTTGGACTCAATGTTGTAAAGGCAAATGTTTTTTTGGATTCTTCTGGAAAGCACAACAAGTTTGCCATCACTAAAGA AGATACTGGTAGAAAAGTAGAAGATCCAGAATTACTCGAGGCAATTCGCCTGACAATTATAAACAATATGATTCAGTATCACCCG GAATCAAGCGCCCAATTAGCAATGGGAGTAGCCTTTGGAGTAGTGCCACCAGAACAACAG GTTGATGTGGATGTAGCAACACATATAAGCATCTATGATGATGGCCCTGACAGAAG TTTGCTCTATGTCGAGACAGCTGATCGCCCCGGATTATTGGTGGATCTCGTGAAGATCATCACTGACATCAATATTGACGTTAAATCAGGAGAATTTGACACAGAG GGATTATTGGCTAAGGCAAAATTTCATGTAAGCTACAGGGATAAAGCCATTATGAAGCCTCTCCAGCAG GTTCTTGGCAATAGCTTGCGATATTTTTTGAGGCGACCAACGACCGAGGAGGCGAGTTTTTGA
- the LOC122292652 gene encoding wound-induced basic protein: MIYDVNSPLFRSFLSQKGGSSDKRKMEEQKPKEQRPKASENKPIMTE, from the exons ATGATCTACGACGTCAACTCACCCCTCTTCCGCTCATTCCTTAGCCAGAAGGGTGGCTCCTCCGACAAGAG GAAAATGGAAGAGCAGAAACCAAAGGAGCAGAGACCCAAAGCAAGTGAGAATAAGCCTATTATGACAGAATGA
- the LOC122292202 gene encoding uncharacterized protein LOC122292202 translates to MSQFSFSASTFKKREFSSLLLSHFFHICFFILSHPLYFSYFIFFSPYLLKLLSFLSPLFITTFLLLLVLLTFSPNLVQEHSYSELSESGVGFLVGTCQSVFERLQSKGHDEDENSQQFEDLEVYKIVFDTSTFEIREDPAEVLELEVKEVCSEAYDSPVDKSLDCGDNFIGGLESLTGNSDTYPAETIKPGITQQIVDVKRLECFLQEKNELETMWGMEEDKEVNQPGVESYKVEERTEKLSTRSGSEAVCNKTNDTTHVNTDYGEKLDSKMRVNSRRLGASMESPSSDGEYYSPVMENYQTFDSNLGSFGSMRKEKEWRRTLACKLFEERHNVDGSEGMDLLWETYETESSKVQAKSNKKGKNSGVDYEDEDEEEEDMDAQLCCLQALKFSAGKMNLGMGRPNLVKISKALKGIGWLHNLGRNGKKVYH, encoded by the coding sequence ATGTCTCAGTTCTCTTTCTCAGCAAGCACCTTCAAGAAAAGAGAATTCTCTAGTCTTCTCCTCTCTCACTTCTTCCATATTTGTTTCTTCATCCTCTCTCACCCTCTTTACTTTTCttacttcattttcttctccCCATATCTTCTCAAGCTTCTCTCTTTCCTGTCTCCTCTCTTCATCACCACCTTTCTTCTACTCCTTGTTCTTCTCACTTTTTCTCCCAACCTTGTCCAAGAACACTCTTACTCCGAATTGTCAGAATCCGGGGTGGGTTTTCTTGTTGGTACATGTCAGTCTGTTTTCGAAAGATTACAGTCTAAAGGGCACGATGAAGACGAAAATTCTCAACAATTTGAGGATCTTGAAGTGTATAAGATTGTGTTTGACACATCGACGTTTGAAATTAGAGAGGACCCTGCGGAAGTTTTGGAGTTGGAAGTTAAAGAAGTTTGCTCAGAAGCATATGATTCACCGGTTGACAAGAGTTTGGATTGTGGGGACAATTTTATCGGTGGATTGGAATCTCTAACAGGCAATTCAGATACATATCCGGCTGAGACAATAAAGCCGGGAATCACTCAGCAGATTGTCGATGTGAAGAGATTAGAATGCTTTTTGCAAGAAAAGAATGAGTTAGAAACCATGTGGGGTATGGAGGAAGACAAAGAAGTCAACCAACCAGGCGTAGAGTCCTATAAAGTGGAAGAAAGAACGGAAAAACTGTCCACGAGAAGCGGATCCGAGGCAGTGTGTAATAAAACAAATGATACTACTCATGTGAACACTGACTATGGTGAAAAGCTGGATTCCAAGATGAGGGTGAATTCCAGGAGACTGGGTGCAAGTATGGAGAGTCCTAGTAGTGATGGAGAGTATTATTCCCCAGTTATGGAGAATTATCAAACATTTGACTCAAATCTAGGAAGTTTTGGCTCCATGAGGAAAGAGAAGGAGTGGAGAAGGACATTGGCATGCAAGCTTTTCGAGGAACGACACAATGTGGATGGAAGTGAAGGGATGGACTTACTTTGGGAGACATATGAGACAGAATCGAGTAAGGTGCAGGCAAAAAGCAACAAGAAGGGGAAGAACAGCGGGGTTGACTACGAGGAcgaggatgaagaagaggaagacatGGATGCACAGCTGTGCTGCTTACAGGCTTTGAAGTTCTCAGCAGGGAAGATGAACTTAGGAATGGGAAGGCCTAATCTTGTCAAGATCTCCAAGGCCCTGAAAGGTATAGGATGGTTGCACAATCTCGGCAGGAATGGCAAGAAAGTGTACCATTGA